The following coding sequences lie in one bacterium genomic window:
- a CDS encoding MotA/TolQ/ExbB proton channel family protein: MNIIATLGVIAQTTEIIESTDIGLGNRSLFELVFGADLIVQIVMVLLFFFSIVSWAIIGSKHRQLKNAKRNSEKFYRLFNQSKSIDAIVSKGTFRKSPAFNVFKAAIERLRENQSPKASRLIEREIRRSSDEEIESMEYSVPFLATTSTAAPFLGLFGTVWGILHAFWKIGKTGASSLAVVGPYISEALITTAVGLIAAVPATIFYNFYVNRIRIIAKDLDDFGEDLNVRIGQEYFNQE, from the coding sequence ATGAATATCATCGCGACCCTGGGCGTGATAGCCCAAACGACGGAGATCATCGAGAGCACGGACATAGGCCTCGGCAACAGGAGCCTGTTCGAGCTGGTCTTCGGCGCAGACCTGATAGTGCAGATCGTCATGGTGCTGCTGTTCTTCTTCTCCATCGTCTCATGGGCGATAATCGGATCCAAGCACCGCCAGCTCAAGAACGCCAAGCGAAACTCGGAGAAGTTCTATCGGCTCTTCAATCAATCCAAATCCATAGACGCCATAGTCTCGAAAGGCACCTTCCGGAAAAGCCCGGCGTTCAACGTCTTCAAGGCCGCGATAGAGAGACTGCGCGAAAACCAGTCGCCCAAAGCCTCCAGGTTGATCGAGAGGGAGATCAGGCGATCGTCCGACGAAGAGATCGAATCCATGGAGTACAGCGTCCCGTTCCTGGCCACAACCAGCACCGCGGCCCCGTTCCTAGGCCTCTTCGGCACGGTCTGGGGCATACTGCACGCGTTCTGGAAAATAGGAAAGACCGGCGCATCCAGCCTCGCCGTGGTCGGTCCGTATATCTCCGAGGCGCTCATCACGACCGCGGTGGGCCTGATAGCGGCGGTCCCGGCGACGATCTTCTACAACTTCTACGTGAACCGCATCAGGATCATAGCCAAAGACCTGGACGACTTCGGCGAAGACCTCAACGTCAGGATAGGACAAGAGTACTTCAACCAGGAATAG
- a CDS encoding biopolymer transporter ExbD: protein MLEAKQELIKKGKTHNRLLAEINITPLVDVALMLLIAFMITAPLLQQGMPVNLPQAQAPALKRTKTDVILTIQKDGTIFIGDEGPSIPVEEVQGRLTAIYEAKQQRDLFIKADTDVKYGEVVQIMSLAKKAGVDRIGMITNPEYETEEPEEADKEKS, encoded by the coding sequence ATGCTCGAAGCAAAGCAGGAACTGATCAAGAAGGGAAAGACGCACAACAGGCTGCTCGCCGAGATCAACATCACGCCGCTCGTGGACGTGGCGCTCATGCTCCTGATCGCATTCATGATCACGGCGCCGCTCCTGCAGCAGGGGATGCCGGTGAACCTGCCCCAGGCCCAGGCGCCCGCGCTCAAGAGGACCAAGACCGACGTGATCCTGACGATACAGAAGGACGGCACCATATTCATCGGCGACGAGGGGCCGTCCATACCGGTCGAAGAGGTGCAGGGAAGGCTGACCGCCATCTACGAAGCAAAACAGCAACGCGACCTTTTCATAAAGGCCGACACCGACGTGAAATACGGCGAGGTAGTGCAGATCATGTCGCTCGCCAAGAAGGCGGGCGTAGACCGCATCGGCATGATCACCAATCCCGAGTATGAGACCGAGGAGCCCGAAGAGGCGGACAAGGAGAAGTCCTGA
- a CDS encoding TonB family protein codes for MRYIHPTASILRKPVAISAMIHIVLVAVFVLSPIVSMRSSDRPTKIIWVELPKGTSEEIELSLKKAEGFPKSTIEEQKRLEPSQQPLPATKPVDAKQAKLDIKTELPPRPKMEYESKTVKKAEAPRPKSRTDRKIQDALAKIDKQLKDRTVVPEAAQIEKQGEGFKYGTGKEPLRVMPSDPEYLKYQAMLRFKIMKEWIIPMKFAEEGTESYSARVEVMINLDGDVVSVRWESQSGNAAFDQSAVRAIKKASPFPKPPDRLAWEAYNEGFLIEFDPKLKAKY; via the coding sequence GTGAGATACATCCACCCGACAGCATCGATACTGCGGAAGCCGGTCGCGATCTCGGCGATGATCCACATCGTACTCGTGGCCGTCTTCGTCCTGTCGCCGATAGTGAGCATGCGCTCCAGCGACAGGCCGACCAAGATCATATGGGTGGAGCTGCCTAAGGGGACCAGCGAAGAGATAGAGCTGAGCCTCAAGAAAGCCGAAGGATTCCCAAAGAGCACGATAGAGGAACAGAAGAGGCTCGAACCAAGCCAACAGCCGCTGCCCGCCACCAAGCCCGTAGACGCCAAACAGGCGAAGCTCGACATCAAGACCGAACTGCCGCCGCGGCCCAAGATGGAATACGAGAGCAAGACCGTGAAGAAAGCGGAGGCGCCGAGGCCGAAATCTAGGACCGACCGCAAGATCCAGGACGCCCTGGCCAAGATAGACAAGCAGCTCAAAGATCGCACCGTGGTCCCGGAGGCGGCGCAGATCGAAAAGCAGGGAGAGGGATTCAAATACGGCACCGGCAAGGAACCGCTGCGGGTGATGCCGTCGGACCCGGAGTACCTGAAATACCAGGCCATGCTCCGCTTCAAGATCATGAAGGAGTGGATCATACCGATGAAGTTCGCGGAGGAAGGGACGGAGAGCTACAGCGCAAGGGTCGAAGTCATGATCAACCTCGACGGAGACGTGGTCTCGGTCCGGTGGGAGTCGCAGTCAGGCAACGCAGCATTCGACCAGTCCGCGGTCCGCGCGATAAAAAAGGCCTCCCCCTTCCCCAAGCCGCCCGACAGGCTGGCATGGGAGGCGTACAATGAAGGGTTCCTCATAGAGTTTGACCCGAAGCTGAAGGCAAAGTATTAA
- the tolB gene encoding Tol-Pal system beta propeller repeat protein TolB has translation MKATRILFTIALTAAILVPAAAGARIYVPIDQPSDQKFPIAIADLRGSDGAKIADIIRNDMELSGYFRVLDPDAFKAVARKEGVSIDTIKFSYWTAIEAGALVKGEIKSDGGKLNVTLRLFDPFLKQMLVGKQYRADKKNMRQIAHRFSNEIMLALTGVWGCFDTQIAYTAITGKKSKAIYVMDMDGNGPYAVTKGKTISMGPVWSPGGDRLAFTSYMQNNPDVYISNLSGGALKRISIGGSNITPAFSPDGGTVAFSSSAAGAANLYTISANGGSAHRLTVSNSIDLSPDYSPDGGSIVFASERAGGLHIFRMGAGGGGVSRLTFVGYQNDMPSWSPIGDKIAFAGRDMGTFDIFIMNTDGSNIQRLTIGTGSNEHPSFSPDGRMIAFSSSREGGAAIYLMRADGSNQTRVSKGNGMLPEWGPQKRPE, from the coding sequence ATGAAAGCTACAAGGATATTATTCACAATCGCATTGACTGCAGCCATCCTCGTACCAGCGGCGGCGGGCGCGCGCATATACGTGCCGATAGACCAGCCTTCGGACCAGAAGTTCCCGATCGCGATAGCGGACCTGCGCGGCAGCGACGGCGCCAAGATAGCCGACATAATAAGAAACGACATGGAACTCTCGGGTTATTTCAGGGTCCTAGATCCTGACGCGTTCAAGGCGGTTGCACGCAAGGAAGGGGTGTCGATCGACACGATAAAGTTCAGCTACTGGACCGCCATCGAAGCGGGCGCCCTGGTCAAGGGCGAGATCAAGAGCGACGGCGGCAAGCTCAACGTGACCCTGAGGCTCTTCGACCCGTTCCTCAAGCAGATGCTCGTGGGAAAGCAGTATCGCGCCGACAAAAAGAACATGCGCCAGATCGCACACCGTTTCTCCAACGAGATCATGCTGGCCCTCACCGGCGTATGGGGCTGCTTTGACACACAGATCGCCTACACCGCGATCACAGGCAAAAAGAGCAAGGCCATCTACGTCATGGACATGGACGGCAACGGGCCGTACGCGGTCACCAAGGGCAAGACCATCAGCATGGGGCCGGTGTGGAGCCCTGGCGGCGACAGACTGGCCTTCACATCCTACATGCAGAACAACCCGGACGTGTATATTTCGAACCTGAGCGGCGGCGCACTCAAGCGCATTTCAATAGGCGGATCCAACATCACGCCGGCCTTCAGCCCGGACGGAGGCACCGTCGCGTTCTCATCCTCAGCCGCCGGCGCGGCCAACCTCTACACCATATCCGCTAACGGCGGCTCTGCGCACAGGCTCACGGTGAGCAACAGCATCGACCTGTCTCCCGACTACTCGCCTGACGGAGGCTCGATCGTCTTCGCCTCCGAGCGCGCGGGAGGACTTCACATCTTCCGCATGGGCGCAGGCGGCGGAGGGGTCTCGAGGCTCACGTTCGTCGGATATCAGAACGACATGCCCAGCTGGTCCCCGATCGGCGACAAGATAGCCTTCGCAGGCCGAGACATGGGCACCTTCGATATCTTCATCATGAACACCGACGGCTCCAACATCCAGAGGCTCACCATAGGCACGGGCAGCAACGAGCACCCCTCGTTCTCGCCCGACGGCAGGATGATAGCCTTCTCCTCCAGCCGCGAGGGGGGCGCCGCCATCTACCTCATGCGCGCGGACGGCTCCAACCAGACGCGCGTATCCAAGGGCAACGGCATGCTGCCCGAGTGGGGACCACAGAAAAGGCCGGAATAA
- a CDS encoding Ppx/GppA phosphatase family protein, which produces MGTTEKAGIKKTMQAAIDIGTNSVLLLIGERLPDGSVRPIEDRAKVTRLGEGLTATGAISEAAAERTLSALREYMQLCDSHKVTGIAAIGTAALRNASNASDFLLMAKKVMGLSIEVISPEREAELTFLAAASDFGREIVVIDIGGGSTEFITELKGVRELVSIPIGCVNLTENHVRGDAASNHELDELRGNIRQELARCIQPQIFARPHEAKLVATAGTATTIMAIRLALDPYIPDAVHGSLLKITDLRDIVDMLRCKTVAERRSIKGLMPERADVILAGSILLHDAMSYLGYADATVSDRGVKWGLFYESFCKA; this is translated from the coding sequence GTGGGGACCACAGAAAAGGCCGGAATAAAGAAAACCATGCAGGCTGCCATAGACATCGGCACCAACTCCGTGCTCCTGCTCATAGGGGAGCGATTGCCGGACGGCTCGGTGCGTCCAATAGAAGACCGCGCCAAAGTGACGAGACTCGGAGAGGGGCTCACCGCGACCGGCGCGATCTCGGAGGCAGCGGCGGAGCGCACGCTCTCCGCGCTCCGGGAATACATGCAGCTGTGCGACAGCCACAAGGTCACGGGGATCGCGGCGATCGGCACCGCAGCGCTGAGGAACGCATCCAACGCCAGCGACTTCCTGCTCATGGCGAAGAAGGTCATGGGGCTCTCGATCGAAGTGATCTCCCCTGAGCGCGAGGCGGAGCTCACATTCCTGGCCGCAGCGAGCGACTTCGGCAGGGAAATAGTCGTCATCGACATAGGGGGAGGCTCCACCGAGTTCATCACCGAACTCAAAGGCGTGAGGGAACTCGTGAGCATACCGATCGGCTGCGTCAATCTTACAGAAAATCACGTCAGGGGCGACGCTGCGTCCAATCACGAGCTGGACGAGCTGAGGGGGAACATCCGCCAAGAACTCGCCAGGTGCATCCAGCCCCAAATCTTCGCCAGGCCCCACGAGGCCAAACTAGTGGCCACGGCCGGCACGGCGACAACTATCATGGCGATACGCTTAGCGCTCGATCCTTACATTCCCGACGCAGTCCACGGCAGTCTGCTCAAGATCACCGACCTGCGTGACATCGTGGATATGTTAAGATGCAAGACGGTCGCGGAGCGCCGCTCCATCAAGGGGCTCATGCCGGAGAGGGCGGACGTGATACTGGCCGGTTCCATACTCCTGCACGATGCGATGAGCTACCTGGGCTACGCGGACGCGACCGTCTCGGACCGAGGTGTGAAGTGGGGACTGTTTTATGAAAGTTTCTGCAAGGCATAG
- a CDS encoding class I SAM-dependent methyltransferase: MDDPRRTPALLRAVAKAVRPGDLVLDIGTGLGVLAIAAAKARAARVFAIDIDAEALAHAMKTAKKEGVAERITFIHGLSFNWKPEKRADVALCEAVGSFGFDENILATLADARKRLLKKGARIVPQRLELWGALISRMPKVAEPAEIARIQKADLMGAPQMIEQVSFSGKIPKFIHAKKRFPIAKAGTARALALWPRATWHKGEVSDASPLVAATHWKQGIMPLEPRKFARGDKAEVEIIIEPHPEDPFTMTERLWRWI, translated from the coding sequence GTGGATGATCCCCGTCGCACACCCGCGCTCCTGCGCGCGGTGGCAAAAGCGGTGCGTCCAGGCGACCTCGTCCTCGACATAGGCACAGGTCTCGGCGTGCTCGCGATCGCCGCCGCCAAAGCAAGGGCTGCGCGCGTCTTCGCGATCGACATCGACGCCGAGGCGCTCGCCCACGCCATGAAGACCGCAAAGAAGGAAGGCGTGGCAGAGCGCATAACCTTCATCCACGGGCTCTCTTTCAATTGGAAGCCCGAAAAGCGCGCCGACGTGGCGCTCTGCGAGGCGGTGGGGAGTTTCGGATTCGACGAGAACATCCTCGCCACGCTCGCGGATGCGCGAAAGAGGCTCCTCAAAAAGGGCGCAAGGATCGTCCCGCAGCGGCTCGAACTCTGGGGTGCGTTGATCTCGCGCATGCCCAAGGTCGCGGAACCGGCGGAGATCGCGCGCATCCAAAAGGCCGACCTCATGGGCGCACCACAGATGATCGAGCAGGTCTCATTCTCCGGCAAAATTCCGAAATTTATCCACGCAAAAAAACGTTTCCCGATCGCAAAGGCCGGCACGGCAAGGGCGCTCGCCCTCTGGCCGCGCGCAACATGGCATAAGGGAGAGGTCTCGGACGCCTCCCCGCTCGTTGCGGCCACGCACTGGAAACAGGGGATCATGCCGCTGGAGCCCAGAAAATTCGCGCGAGGCGACAAGGCAGAGGTCGAGATCATCATCGAGCCGCATCCCGAAGATCCGTTCACGATGACAGAAAGGCTGTGGAGATGGATTTGA
- a CDS encoding HesA/MoeB/ThiF family protein, which produces MRYARNLGTLGKEGQKKLACTHVAIAGAGGLGGTVFEIMVRAGVGKITIIDFDVFEPTNLNRQLLATEKTLGQNKAVAAAERASEVNSEVEVVARQDRLTDANAEKLLAGADLILDCLGNIRDRFALERAARKLEIPMVHAAVAGYRGQIMVVRPDGPGLKAIYGSESHAPASGEETTFGTPPAP; this is translated from the coding sequence TTGAGATACGCAAGAAACCTGGGGACCCTCGGCAAAGAGGGGCAAAAGAAACTTGCGTGCACACACGTGGCCATCGCGGGCGCGGGGGGACTCGGCGGGACTGTATTCGAGATCATGGTGCGTGCAGGCGTGGGAAAGATCACGATCATAGACTTCGACGTGTTCGAACCCACGAACCTGAATCGCCAACTGCTCGCCACCGAGAAGACACTCGGACAGAACAAGGCAGTCGCAGCGGCCGAGCGCGCGAGCGAGGTGAACAGCGAGGTGGAGGTAGTAGCGAGGCAAGATCGCCTGACCGACGCAAACGCAGAAAAACTGCTGGCCGGCGCGGACCTGATCCTCGATTGTCTCGGCAACATCCGCGATCGCTTCGCGCTTGAACGCGCGGCCCGCAAACTGGAGATCCCGATGGTGCATGCGGCGGTCGCAGGCTACCGCGGCCAGATCATGGTGGTCCGTCCGGACGGCCCGGGACTGAAAGCGATCTACGGAAGCGAATCACATGCGCCTGCCTCAGGTGAAGAGACGACATTCGGCACACCGCCGGCTCCGTGA
- the thrC gene encoding threonine synthase translates to MRSFLFECIDCGNHMISTEADYLCPECSKRRAPMQPLRGLLRCKYDYDAMKKNRKAGKFPDNSYAGLARWWSLLPIASPDSIPSLIVNTTPLRPAERLRAELGLANLWLKDDTVSPTASFKDRASALVIAVARELKKKVVATASTGNAATALAGFGAASGIETVIFVPASAPKAKLAQIAIFGARLVPVDATYDQCFELSIEACEEFGWYNRNTAYNPFTVEGKKTAALEIWEQLGYTAPDWVIVPTGDGVIAAGIEGGFADLLEMKLIDRMPRLAIVQAAGCAPIVRAFESRSSEIEPEAKPDTFADSISVGVPRAGRWVMNALESTNGVAVAVEDAQILEAISLLGRIAGVFAEPAAAASIAGLCKLVSMGTIKSDEKAVALITGSGLKDVPAAMRSFEMPKHIAPHLDAVKKFLKS, encoded by the coding sequence ATGAGGTCGTTTCTCTTTGAGTGCATAGATTGCGGCAATCATATGATCTCGACCGAGGCCGACTATCTGTGTCCCGAGTGCTCGAAGAGGCGCGCGCCGATGCAGCCGCTGCGCGGGCTCTTGCGCTGCAAGTACGACTACGATGCTATGAAGAAGAATCGGAAGGCCGGCAAGTTCCCGGATAACTCCTATGCCGGGCTTGCCAGGTGGTGGTCCCTGCTCCCGATCGCGTCGCCGGACTCCATACCCTCGCTGATAGTGAATACCACCCCTCTCCGTCCGGCCGAGAGGCTGCGCGCGGAGCTCGGGCTGGCGAATCTCTGGCTCAAGGACGACACGGTCTCGCCGACCGCCTCGTTCAAGGACAGGGCTTCGGCGCTGGTCATAGCTGTGGCAAGGGAGCTGAAGAAGAAGGTTGTGGCTACCGCGTCCACCGGCAACGCGGCGACCGCGCTCGCCGGATTCGGCGCTGCATCCGGCATCGAAACCGTCATTTTCGTGCCCGCATCCGCTCCAAAGGCGAAGCTCGCGCAGATCGCAATCTTCGGGGCCAGGCTCGTTCCAGTGGATGCGACATACGATCAGTGCTTCGAGCTCTCGATCGAGGCGTGCGAGGAGTTCGGCTGGTACAACCGCAACACCGCCTACAATCCCTTCACAGTCGAGGGCAAGAAGACCGCGGCGCTCGAGATCTGGGAGCAGCTCGGGTATACGGCGCCGGACTGGGTGATTGTGCCCACGGGCGACGGTGTGATCGCGGCCGGCATCGAGGGCGGTTTCGCAGATCTTCTGGAGATGAAGCTGATCGATCGGATGCCCAGGCTTGCGATCGTGCAGGCCGCGGGCTGCGCTCCCATCGTGCGCGCCTTTGAATCGCGCTCAAGCGAGATCGAGCCGGAGGCGAAGCCCGACACTTTTGCCGACTCCATATCAGTTGGTGTGCCGCGCGCCGGGCGCTGGGTGATGAATGCGCTCGAGTCCACGAACGGCGTTGCGGTCGCGGTCGAGGATGCGCAGATACTCGAGGCGATCTCGCTCCTTGGCCGCATTGCAGGTGTGTTCGCTGAACCTGCGGCAGCGGCGTCCATAGCCGGGTTGTGCAAACTTGTTTCGATGGGGACGATCAAATCCGACGAGAAGGCGGTGGCGCTCATCACCGGCAGCGGGCTCAAGGACGTGCCTGCCGCCATGCGCTCCTTCGAGATGCCGAAGCATATCGCGCCTCATCTCGATGCCGTTAAAAAATTTCTCAAATCGTAA
- the preA gene encoding NAD-dependent dihydropyrimidine dehydrogenase subunit PreA, which yields MFPKPKADLSMEFCGVNFETPFILAAAPPTDDIEMVRDAFKLGWAGAVLKTTSVEAAKVDLVNPMMSGMDSGSERLVGMGNIDLVSEHRISEVEKRIVTLKAEFPDKRVIASISGQDKASWQELARRTAAAGAELIECSFSCPQGSMGLKPGAMLGQDAAASAEVAGWIREAAGKTPIIIKLTPQVADIAEIALAVKGAGADAVCVGNTVPALMGIDLDQGVPIPNIAGSSTYSGLSGPAIKPISLRCVAEVARRARMPIAASGGAVSWRDALEFVLLGASVVEFCTAVMHYGFDIVTDLREGMAFHLDRLGVASLRELAGRSLANLVEHDALLRGKKWRPCIDEDICVRCGLCMIACRDGAHRAITLDSERRPKVDDDKCTGCALCSTICPAMCIEMKEAQS from the coding sequence ATGTTCCCAAAGCCCAAGGCCGATCTATCCATGGAATTCTGCGGGGTAAATTTCGAGACCCCCTTTATCCTCGCCGCAGCGCCGCCGACGGACGACATCGAGATGGTGCGCGACGCGTTCAAGCTCGGCTGGGCGGGCGCGGTCCTCAAGACGACCTCGGTGGAGGCAGCGAAGGTCGATCTCGTTAACCCGATGATGAGCGGCATGGATTCAGGCTCCGAGCGGCTCGTTGGCATGGGCAACATCGACCTCGTGAGCGAGCATCGCATATCAGAGGTGGAGAAGAGGATCGTGACGCTCAAGGCGGAATTTCCCGACAAACGCGTGATCGCCTCGATCAGCGGCCAGGACAAGGCCTCCTGGCAGGAGCTGGCCAGGCGCACCGCTGCCGCGGGGGCGGAGCTCATCGAATGCAGCTTCTCCTGCCCGCAGGGGAGCATGGGACTCAAACCGGGCGCCATGCTGGGCCAGGACGCGGCCGCATCCGCCGAGGTGGCGGGCTGGATCAGGGAAGCTGCCGGCAAGACCCCCATCATTATAAAACTCACGCCGCAGGTCGCCGACATTGCCGAGATCGCCCTTGCCGTCAAAGGGGCGGGTGCAGATGCGGTCTGCGTGGGCAACACCGTGCCCGCGCTGATGGGGATCGATCTCGATCAAGGGGTTCCGATCCCCAATATCGCCGGGAGCTCGACGTATTCAGGGCTTTCGGGTCCGGCCATAAAGCCGATCTCGCTGCGCTGTGTGGCCGAGGTCGCGAGGCGCGCGCGGATGCCGATCGCGGCCAGCGGCGGCGCGGTGAGTTGGAGGGACGCGCTGGAGTTTGTGCTGCTGGGCGCCTCTGTCGTCGAGTTCTGCACCGCGGTCATGCACTACGGTTTCGATATCGTGACAGACTTAAGAGAGGGGATGGCGTTTCATCTCGATCGCCTCGGTGTGGCTAGCCTTCGTGAACTCGCGGGCAGATCGCTGGCGAATCTCGTGGAGCACGATGCGCTCTTGCGCGGCAAGAAGTGGCGGCCGTGCATAGACGAGGATATCTGCGTGCGCTGCGGGCTGTGCATGATCGCCTGCCGCGACGGCGCACATCGGGCGATAACGCTCGATTCAGAGAGGCGGCCCAAGGTGGATGATGATAAGTGCACCGGCTGCGCGCTTTGCTCCACGATCTGCCCGGCCATGTGCATAGAGATGAAGGAAGCGCAAAGCTGA
- a CDS encoding helix-turn-helix domain-containing protein gives MCVNFEGYVWREGSHWPVEVPALDVITQGRSKKDAYSMIKEAIELLVDRKGFEIMVVPIDADRFVLRAKRTEDDALLIALLLKQQRAKYGLSTSELAQRLGITKHAYAQYEQARSLPSLTKIQEFLAAMDKDAVFAVNILKSPHAA, from the coding sequence ATGTGCGTGAACTTTGAGGGTTATGTCTGGAGGGAGGGCAGCCACTGGCCTGTGGAGGTGCCGGCGCTGGACGTCATCACCCAGGGGCGCTCAAAAAAAGACGCCTACTCGATGATCAAAGAGGCGATCGAGCTCCTCGTCGATCGAAAGGGATTCGAGATCATGGTCGTTCCCATCGACGCCGACCGTTTCGTCCTGCGCGCGAAGCGGACCGAGGACGACGCCCTGCTCATCGCGCTCCTTCTCAAGCAGCAGCGAGCCAAGTACGGGCTCAGCACAAGTGAGCTCGCACAACGCCTGGGCATAACCAAGCACGCCTATGCCCAGTATGAACAGGCCAGGTCTCTGCCGAGCCTCACCAAGATACAGGAGTTTCTTGCCGCGATGGACAAGGATGCAGTGTTCGCCGTCAACATCCTCAAATCCCCCCACGCGGCGTGA
- a CDS encoding FAD-dependent oxidoreductase: MSVEAYTQVTAKLEANRCLMCADPPCACDCPAGVDPRAFIRKIRFDNMDGAVRMLRSSNVLAGSCARICPSGALCGNKCTAKGLARPIDIRGLQRFVMDWEMKNGMIEPRSPSREGKDVAVIGAGPAGLGAAAELAIRGHRVTLFERDEAAGGMLRACIPSFRLPPEVVEFEIAFIKKLGVEIRFGQAIDDPKRLISEGSAAVFISTGLSKSREADFVGRELPGVYQALDLLRLAKQGVPPELGKRVVVIGGGDTALDAARVARKAGSQVLVLYRRTQLEMPAYPEEVDAAWDEGVEFYFRTVVHSFIGKGNVSGAKCVRVRWRERVRGMAEGYDVEGPEFTVACDSVVMALGQGLESDFHLRATPQGLLAVDTQSFATSEEGIFAGGDMVAGGGTAAFAVGHGKLAAIRMDEYLKR; the protein is encoded by the coding sequence ATGAGCGTTGAAGCATACACTCAGGTCACGGCAAAGCTGGAGGCGAACCGCTGTCTCATGTGCGCCGATCCGCCGTGCGCCTGCGACTGCCCTGCAGGTGTGGACCCGCGCGCATTCATACGCAAGATCCGATTCGACAACATGGACGGCGCCGTGAGGATGCTGCGCAGCTCCAACGTGCTCGCGGGCTCATGCGCCCGAATATGCCCCTCAGGCGCGCTCTGCGGGAACAAGTGCACGGCAAAGGGACTCGCGCGTCCCATCGACATCAGGGGGTTGCAGCGCTTCGTCATGGACTGGGAGATGAAAAACGGGATGATCGAGCCCAGGTCCCCTTCGCGCGAGGGCAAGGACGTGGCCGTGATCGGCGCAGGGCCCGCGGGGCTCGGGGCAGCTGCGGAGCTCGCGATCAGGGGGCACAGGGTCACGCTCTTCGAGCGCGATGAGGCGGCAGGCGGCATGCTGCGTGCCTGCATCCCCTCATTCAGGCTCCCTCCTGAGGTTGTGGAGTTCGAGATCGCATTCATAAAGAAGCTCGGCGTGGAAATTAGGTTCGGCCAGGCGATCGATGATCCGAAGAGGCTGATCTCAGAGGGCAGCGCCGCTGTATTCATTTCAACAGGGCTCTCGAAATCGCGCGAGGCGGATTTCGTGGGCCGCGAGCTCCCGGGCGTCTACCAGGCGCTCGATTTGCTCCGGCTCGCGAAGCAGGGTGTGCCCCCGGAGCTCGGCAAACGCGTGGTCGTGATCGGCGGCGGAGACACGGCGCTCGACGCGGCGCGCGTGGCGCGAAAGGCGGGCAGCCAGGTGCTCGTGCTCTACCGCCGCACCCAGCTCGAGATGCCGGCGTATCCGGAGGAGGTCGACGCCGCATGGGACGAGGGCGTGGAGTTCTATTTCCGCACCGTGGTCCACTCCTTCATCGGCAAGGGCAACGTCTCGGGCGCGAAGTGTGTGCGCGTGCGCTGGCGCGAGCGCGTGCGCGGCATGGCCGAGGGCTACGACGTGGAGGGCCCGGAGTTCACGGTCGCGTGCGACTCGGTCGTCATGGCGCTTGGCCAGGGGCTGGAGAGCGATTTCCATCTGCGCGCAACGCCCCAGGGGCTGCTCGCCGTGGACACGCAGAGCTTTGCGACCTCGGAGGAGGGGATCTTCGCGGGCGGTGACATGGTCGCCGGCGGCGGCACCGCCGCCTTCGCCGTGGGCCACGGCAAACTCGCCGCGATCAGGATGGATGAATATCTTAAAAGATAA